From one Staphylococcus kloosii genomic stretch:
- a CDS encoding glutamine synthetase family protein, with translation MFKEINPNDKAGNIDKDELLQLIEEDKINTVVLGFCDMQGRLMGKRITGDFILENDISEGTHFCNYLLGTNFEMDTNEGYEYMNWDKGYGDYLAKPDWDTLKVVPWLDKTAMVFCDVFTEDGSEQICIAPRSILQRQIKKAEAHGLSPHLASELEFYLFNDSFENIDKKGYANLEAAGHLNEDYNLLQGTKNEPIYQEIRHQMHRMGIVIESSKGEAYKGQHEINLKYDHALKAADQHIMFKHGMKEICIQNDKAVTFMAKPYAEWTGSSGHIHLSMMEKGTSNNAFYAGDDAENPMSETMQHFLAGVIKYTKDFALMYAPYVNSYKRFAPNSWAPVSIAWSRDNRSAGYRTVGHGNALRFESRISGADMNPYLAYSALIGAGLYGIEHKIPLEDELKGNAYEQDSVDRIPSSLHEAIYHWKNSDVVKEVLGEDVAKHYLHAARSEQNDFDSFVTTWERSRYFEQS, from the coding sequence ATGTTTAAAGAAATTAATCCTAACGATAAAGCTGGTAATATCGATAAAGATGAATTACTACAACTTATCGAGGAAGACAAAATTAACACTGTAGTACTCGGTTTTTGTGATATGCAAGGTCGTTTAATGGGGAAACGAATTACTGGCGATTTTATTTTAGAAAATGATATTTCAGAAGGCACTCATTTTTGTAACTATTTATTAGGTACTAACTTCGAGATGGATACAAATGAAGGCTATGAATATATGAACTGGGATAAAGGTTATGGTGATTATTTAGCTAAACCTGACTGGGACACATTAAAAGTTGTGCCATGGTTAGATAAAACAGCAATGGTTTTCTGTGACGTATTTACCGAAGATGGTAGCGAACAAATCTGTATTGCACCACGATCAATTTTACAACGTCAAATTAAAAAAGCAGAAGCACATGGCTTATCTCCTCACCTTGCGAGTGAATTAGAATTTTATTTATTTAATGATTCATTCGAAAATATTGATAAAAAAGGTTATGCCAATTTAGAAGCTGCAGGACACCTTAACGAAGATTATAACTTGTTACAAGGTACAAAAAACGAACCAATCTACCAAGAAATCCGACATCAAATGCATCGTATGGGTATCGTTATTGAATCTTCCAAAGGTGAAGCTTATAAAGGACAACACGAAATCAACCTAAAATATGATCATGCATTAAAAGCCGCTGACCAACATATTATGTTTAAACACGGCATGAAAGAAATTTGTATCCAAAACGACAAAGCCGTAACATTTATGGCTAAACCTTATGCAGAATGGACAGGTTCAAGTGGGCATATTCATCTTAGTATGATGGAAAAAGGTACTTCTAACAATGCCTTTTACGCTGGCGACGATGCAGAAAATCCAATGTCTGAAACAATGCAACATTTCCTAGCAGGTGTTATCAAATACACTAAAGATTTTGCTTTAATGTATGCGCCTTATGTTAATTCTTACAAACGTTTCGCGCCAAATTCTTGGGCACCAGTAAGTATTGCTTGGAGTCGCGATAACCGCTCTGCTGGTTATAGAACGGTTGGGCATGGTAATGCACTACGCTTCGAATCTCGTATTTCTGGTGCAGATATGAACCCGTACTTAGCATATTCTGCATTAATTGGTGCTGGACTTTATGGTATCGAACATAAAATCCCACTTGAAGACGAATTAAAAGGTAATGCTTATGAACAAGATAGTGTAGATCGCATCCCTTCTTCTTTACATGAAGCTATTTATCATTGGAAAAATAGTGATGTAGTAAAAGAAGTATTAGGCGAAGATGTAGCAAAACACTATCTACATGCAGCACGTTCTGAACAAAATGATTTTGATTCCTTTGTAACAACTTGGGAACGTTCACGCTATTTCGAACAAAGCTAA
- a CDS encoding NAD-dependent succinate-semialdehyde dehydrogenase, whose product MSEDLNHNWINGQQLQTTDTLEVVNPANGDIVGQVPKVTEANIQQSIEAAHGAFQQWSKYTADYRGEILEQWANNLLAKQHDLALIMCEEQGKPYAEAYGEIGVCAKFIRWYAAEGKRIYGEIIPPSSPQQRISVLKQPVGVCGLITPWNFPGAMVARKVAPALAAGCTVIVKPSSETPRIAIAIFDELMATDIDDGVANILTGSASLISDTLFNDHRVKKMSFTGSTNIGKSLMQKAANHITRISLELGGNAPAIVLPDADLEAAADAIVDNKFENTGQMCNGINTVLVHKDVKAEFTDKVIDRVKQLKVGPATDDNAQVGPLINADAINKVEQLVNEAQNSGATIATGGKKLPISDFGLFYEPTVVTNVTPDMSIAQEEIFGPVAPIIEFADEQEAIEIANASPYGLAAYFFSNNVNTIHKVSEQLEFGMIGVNGTQLSVPQAPFGGIKESGMGREGGHHGLDGFLELKYISLTLNE is encoded by the coding sequence ATGAGTGAAGATTTAAATCATAACTGGATTAATGGGCAACAATTACAAACGACTGATACGTTAGAAGTTGTTAACCCTGCTAATGGTGATATCGTCGGCCAAGTACCGAAAGTTACCGAAGCAAATATTCAGCAAAGTATAGAAGCTGCACATGGTGCATTCCAACAATGGTCTAAATATACTGCAGATTATCGTGGTGAAATTTTAGAACAATGGGCTAATAATCTATTAGCAAAACAACACGACTTAGCTTTAATCATGTGTGAAGAACAAGGTAAACCATACGCAGAAGCATACGGTGAAATTGGTGTCTGTGCTAAATTCATTAGATGGTATGCCGCTGAAGGCAAACGCATTTACGGAGAAATCATTCCACCTTCCTCACCTCAACAACGTATTTCCGTATTAAAACAACCTGTTGGGGTCTGTGGCTTAATTACACCGTGGAATTTCCCAGGTGCCATGGTAGCGAGAAAGGTTGCACCTGCTTTAGCAGCAGGTTGTACTGTAATTGTTAAACCTTCAAGCGAAACACCAAGAATTGCAATCGCAATATTCGATGAATTAATGGCAACTGATATTGATGATGGCGTAGCTAACATTTTAACTGGTAGTGCATCTTTAATATCAGACACACTATTTAATGATCATCGTGTTAAGAAAATGTCGTTTACAGGTTCTACTAATATCGGTAAGTCATTAATGCAAAAAGCCGCAAATCACATTACGCGCATTTCACTTGAACTAGGTGGTAATGCTCCTGCAATCGTCTTACCTGATGCAGACTTAGAAGCAGCAGCAGATGCCATCGTCGACAATAAATTTGAAAACACAGGCCAAATGTGTAACGGCATCAATACTGTTTTAGTGCATAAAGATGTTAAAGCCGAATTTACGGACAAAGTCATCGATAGAGTTAAACAACTTAAAGTTGGTCCAGCAACTGATGACAATGCTCAAGTCGGTCCACTAATTAACGCAGACGCGATTAACAAAGTAGAACAATTAGTTAATGAAGCTCAAAATAGTGGCGCAACAATTGCTACAGGTGGTAAGAAGCTCCCAATTTCTGATTTCGGTCTATTTTACGAACCAACAGTAGTAACAAACGTTACGCCAGATATGTCTATCGCCCAAGAAGAAATTTTTGGCCCAGTCGCACCTATTATCGAATTTGCAGACGAACAAGAAGCAATCGAAATTGCTAATGCTTCTCCATATGGTTTAGCTGCTTACTTCTTCTCTAACAATGTGAATACAATTCATAAAGTTAGCGAACAACTCGAGTTCGGTATGATTGGTGTGAATGGCACTCAACTTAGCGTACCTCAAGCACCATTTGGAGGTATTAAAGAAAGCGGTATGGGCAGAGAAGGTGGACATCACGGTTTAGATGGCTTCTTAGAATTAAAATATATTTCATTAACATTAAATGAATAA
- a CDS encoding NADPH-dependent assimilatory sulfite reductase hemoprotein subunit, with product MADFNSELLEKLDEMERIKAESNYLRGTIAEGLEDPITGSIVEDDTKLLKFHGSYMQDDRDLRDERRKQKLEPAYSFMIRVRVPGGTATPEQWIAMDDISDAYANHTIKLTTRQAFQFHGILKRNLKSSMQSINNALMDSLAACGDVNRNVMCNPNPYQSGVHEEVNEYASQISNHLSPQTGAYHEIWLDGEKVLSTSEEVEPMYGHTYLPRKFKIGISVPPSNDVDVYSQDIGLIAITDEDEKLIGFNISVGGGMGMKHGMPETYPQVGKLLGYVPKDKIIDVCEKILTIQRDYGNRKDRTNARFKYTVDRVGLEWVREELNRRLGYEIEATRDFHFEHNGDRYGWTEGSGKWHFTLFIQNGRVKDTKDYKLKTALRAIAEIHTGDFRLSPNQNLVIANVSEEQKPAIQEIIDEYGITDGENYSGLRRNSMACVAFPTCGLAMAESERYLPSLLNKIEGLLDEAGLQEEEITIRMTGCPNGCARPALAEIAFIGKAPGKYNLYLGGGFIGDRLNKLYKENIGEEEILETLGPIFLQYAKEREEGEHFGDFVVRAGIVEKVTDGQKFHS from the coding sequence ATGGCTGATTTTAATTCAGAGTTATTAGAAAAACTCGATGAAATGGAACGAATTAAAGCAGAGAGTAATTACCTTAGAGGAACTATCGCTGAAGGTTTAGAAGATCCAATAACTGGGTCAATTGTCGAAGATGATACAAAATTATTAAAATTCCACGGTAGTTACATGCAAGATGATAGAGACTTACGTGATGAGCGACGTAAACAAAAATTAGAACCGGCATATAGTTTTATGATTAGAGTCCGTGTACCTGGAGGTACTGCTACACCTGAACAATGGATCGCAATGGATGATATTTCAGACGCTTATGCTAATCACACAATTAAATTAACAACAAGACAAGCGTTCCAATTCCACGGCATATTAAAACGTAATCTTAAATCATCCATGCAAAGTATAAATAACGCACTAATGGATTCACTTGCAGCTTGTGGTGACGTAAACCGTAACGTTATGTGTAATCCAAACCCTTACCAATCTGGAGTACATGAGGAGGTAAATGAATACGCATCACAAATTAGTAATCATTTATCGCCACAAACAGGTGCTTACCATGAAATTTGGTTAGATGGTGAAAAAGTATTAAGCACGAGTGAAGAAGTAGAACCAATGTATGGTCACACATACTTACCACGTAAATTTAAAATTGGTATTTCGGTACCACCATCTAATGATGTAGATGTCTATTCACAAGACATTGGATTAATTGCCATAACAGATGAAGATGAAAAATTAATAGGCTTCAATATCTCCGTTGGTGGAGGTATGGGTATGAAACATGGTATGCCAGAAACTTACCCACAAGTAGGTAAATTGTTAGGCTATGTACCTAAAGATAAAATTATCGATGTATGTGAAAAGATATTAACAATACAACGTGACTATGGTAATCGTAAAGACCGTACAAACGCACGTTTCAAATATACAGTTGATAGAGTTGGCTTAGAGTGGGTACGAGAAGAACTTAACAGACGTCTAGGGTATGAAATTGAAGCAACACGTGATTTCCATTTTGAGCACAATGGTGACCGTTATGGTTGGACAGAAGGAAGCGGTAAATGGCATTTTACATTATTTATTCAAAATGGCCGTGTCAAAGATACAAAAGACTATAAATTAAAAACTGCGTTAAGAGCTATCGCTGAAATACACACTGGTGATTTCAGACTTTCTCCTAACCAAAATTTAGTTATAGCAAACGTTTCTGAAGAACAAAAACCAGCTATTCAAGAAATTATTGATGAATATGGAATTACTGATGGCGAAAATTATTCAGGTCTACGTCGTAACTCAATGGCATGTGTAGCATTCCCTACATGTGGTTTAGCAATGGCCGAATCTGAACGTTATTTACCATCATTATTAAATAAAATCGAAGGTTTATTAGACGAAGCAGGTTTACAAGAAGAAGAAATTACGATTCGTATGACTGGTTGTCCTAACGGTTGTGCGAGACCAGCATTAGCAGAAATTGCATTTATTGGTAAAGCACCAGGTAAGTATAATTTATATCTTGGTGGGGGCTTTATTGGAGATAGATTAAATAAATTATATAAAGAAAATATTGGCGAAGAAGAAATTTTAGAAACATTAGGTCCAATTTTCCTTCAATATGCGAAAGAAAGAGAAGAAGGCGAGCACTTTGGTGACTTCGTTGTTCGCGCAGGTATTGTTGAAAAAGTTACAGATGGCCAAAAATTTCATAGCTAA
- a CDS encoding phosphoadenylyl-sulfate reductase gives MTETKVTYNNFTSDVFQDIDIDNETKGAYEVLKWAYDSYGDNIIYSCSFGAEGMILIDLISKVRPDAKIVFLDTDLHFQETYDLIDRVKERYPELNIELKKPDLTLDEQSEQYGPALWKKDPNQCCYIRKIKPLEEVLSGATAWVSGLRREQSPSRQNTNFLNKDERFKSIKVCPLIHWTWDDVWQYIERHDLTYNELHDFNYPSIGCIPCTSAVSASGDSREGRWSGFGKTECGLHTVDNNSK, from the coding sequence ATGACAGAAACAAAGGTTACCTATAATAATTTTACTTCCGACGTGTTTCAAGACATCGATATAGATAATGAAACTAAAGGCGCTTATGAAGTATTAAAATGGGCGTATGACAGTTACGGAGATAACATTATTTATTCTTGTAGCTTTGGTGCAGAGGGTATGATTTTAATAGATTTAATATCAAAAGTAAGACCCGACGCTAAGATAGTTTTTCTAGACACAGATTTACACTTTCAAGAAACATACGATCTCATTGACCGAGTGAAAGAAAGATACCCTGAGTTAAATATTGAACTTAAAAAACCGGATTTAACGTTAGATGAGCAATCTGAACAATATGGTCCAGCATTATGGAAAAAAGATCCTAATCAATGTTGCTATATACGAAAGATTAAGCCATTAGAAGAAGTGTTATCTGGTGCGACAGCTTGGGTTTCAGGATTACGACGCGAACAATCCCCAAGTCGACAAAACACTAACTTTTTAAATAAAGATGAGCGTTTTAAATCAATCAAAGTTTGTCCGTTAATCCATTGGACATGGGATGATGTATGGCAATACATTGAACGACATGATTTAACTTATAATGAACTACATGATTTTAATTATCCAAGTATCGGATGCATACCATGTACTTCAGCCGTTTCAGCCTCTGGAGATTCACGTGAGGGCAGATGGTCTGGCTTTGGTAAGACAGAGTGTGGGCTTCATACAGTAGATAATAATTCTAAGTAA
- a CDS encoding assimilatory sulfite reductase (NADPH) flavoprotein subunit: MQFSVTNSPFNEEQAAQLNQLLQSLTPEQRLWLSGYLAANQQASTTSDNTQQIQQVPEAAPSAEAVKPRDITVLYGSETGNAQSLAELLDQRLTENGYTVTLSSMDAFKTKDLKKVEDLFIVSATHGEGDPPDNAITFHEFLHSRKAPKLEGVRYSVLALGDESYEFFCQTGKDFDARLAELGGERLTHRVDCDLDFDEPAENWMQNVLEALSGPNDNRATVAETTETVQSAKEKKYSKSNPYEAEVLENINLTGRGSNKEVRHVELLLDNYGEGFEPGDCLAIIPENDPVIVTQLISLLGWDPELTVEIDNKGNTASLTEAFTEHFEITKLTIPLVKKLAELVDDESLNAKLAEDGWVQTYVEGRDLIDFFKAYNASNIQPSDLLEALRKLPAREYSIASSYKANPDEVHITVGAVRYNAHDRDREGVCSIQLAERVQPGDTVKMYLKKNPNFKFPFEEDKKVIMIGPGTGVAPFRSYLEEREELDLKGNTWLFFGEQHFTTDFLYQTDWQTWLNDGILSKLDVAFSRDTDEKVYVQHRIEENSELFFQWLEEGAAIYVCGDEKYMAKDVNEAILRVIAKEGNMSEADAEAYLNQMKTEKRYQRDIY, encoded by the coding sequence TTGCAATTTAGCGTAACGAACAGTCCATTTAATGAAGAACAAGCAGCACAATTAAATCAACTATTACAATCGTTGACACCTGAACAACGTCTGTGGTTGAGCGGTTATTTAGCTGCAAATCAACAAGCATCTACGACAAGTGATAATACACAACAGATACAACAAGTACCCGAAGCAGCACCAAGTGCTGAAGCCGTAAAACCAAGAGATATTACAGTGCTTTATGGTTCGGAAACAGGCAATGCACAAAGTCTTGCTGAATTATTAGACCAAAGGCTAACTGAAAATGGTTATACAGTAACACTATCTTCAATGGATGCCTTTAAAACGAAAGATCTGAAAAAAGTTGAAGATTTATTTATCGTTTCAGCGACCCACGGTGAAGGAGACCCACCAGATAACGCTATAACATTCCATGAATTTTTACATAGTAGAAAAGCGCCTAAATTAGAAGGGGTACGTTATTCAGTATTAGCCTTAGGTGATGAATCATATGAATTCTTCTGTCAAACAGGGAAAGACTTCGATGCACGCTTAGCTGAATTAGGCGGCGAACGTTTAACACATAGAGTTGATTGTGATTTAGACTTTGATGAACCAGCAGAAAATTGGATGCAAAATGTTTTAGAAGCATTGAGCGGTCCAAATGATAACCGTGCTACAGTGGCAGAAACTACTGAAACTGTACAATCTGCAAAAGAGAAAAAATATTCTAAATCAAACCCTTATGAAGCGGAAGTATTAGAAAACATTAACTTAACAGGACGCGGTTCTAATAAAGAAGTAAGACACGTTGAATTATTATTAGATAATTATGGTGAAGGATTTGAACCGGGAGATTGTTTAGCGATAATTCCTGAAAATGATCCAGTCATAGTTACACAACTTATCAGCTTACTTGGTTGGGATCCAGAACTGACAGTTGAAATAGATAACAAAGGAAACACGGCTTCCTTAACTGAAGCATTTACTGAGCATTTTGAGATTACTAAATTAACAATTCCTTTAGTGAAAAAATTAGCGGAATTAGTTGACGATGAATCATTAAATGCCAAATTAGCCGAAGATGGTTGGGTTCAAACTTACGTTGAAGGACGTGACTTAATCGATTTCTTCAAAGCGTATAATGCTTCAAATATTCAACCAAGCGACTTGCTAGAAGCGCTAAGAAAATTACCAGCTAGAGAATACTCAATCGCAAGCAGTTATAAGGCGAATCCTGATGAAGTGCATATAACAGTAGGTGCTGTAAGATATAACGCTCACGATAGAGACCGCGAAGGCGTTTGTTCAATTCAATTAGCTGAACGCGTGCAACCGGGTGATACTGTGAAAATGTATCTAAAGAAAAACCCGAATTTTAAATTCCCATTTGAGGAAGATAAAAAAGTAATTATGATTGGTCCGGGAACAGGCGTAGCACCATTCAGAAGTTATCTTGAAGAACGTGAAGAATTAGACTTAAAAGGTAACACTTGGTTATTTTTCGGAGAACAACATTTTACGACAGACTTCTTATATCAAACAGATTGGCAAACGTGGTTAAATGATGGCATATTAAGCAAATTAGACGTTGCCTTTTCTCGTGACACTGATGAAAAAGTATATGTTCAACACCGTATCGAAGAGAACAGCGAATTATTCTTCCAATGGTTAGAAGAAGGAGCTGCCATTTACGTATGTGGCGATGAAAAATATATGGCTAAAGATGTTAATGAAGCTATTCTTCGCGTCATCGCAAAAGAAGGTAACATGAGCGAAGCAGATGCAGAAGCATACTTGAATCAAATGAAAACAGAAAAGAGATATCAACGCGATATTTATTAA
- a CDS encoding SDR family NAD(P)-dependent oxidoreductase, giving the protein MRLKDKVCIITGAGGGMGLVAAQKFAAEGAKVAVFERDELAGQTAANDIVHNGGEAKFFQVDISNEQQVKEAVEQTVETFGKIDVLYNNAGVMPSADNSVVNTSEEVWDLVMNINVKGIFFMTKYVIPEMEKNESGSIINIASFVAEMGCSVPQDAYTASKGAVVSLTKSLAIQFRPKGIRTNAISPGPIETPLLMEWLVSDEAAKKERLDRQPTGRFGKPEDIVNCALYLASDESDWTNGANINVDGGITANYF; this is encoded by the coding sequence ATGAGATTAAAAGACAAAGTATGTATCATCACAGGTGCTGGTGGAGGCATGGGTCTCGTTGCGGCACAAAAATTTGCAGCTGAAGGTGCTAAAGTAGCAGTTTTCGAAAGAGACGAGTTGGCTGGTCAAACAGCGGCTAATGACATTGTTCATAACGGTGGAGAAGCTAAATTTTTCCAAGTTGATATTTCAAATGAACAACAAGTTAAAGAAGCAGTCGAACAAACTGTAGAGACTTTTGGTAAGATCGACGTATTATACAACAATGCTGGCGTTATGCCTTCTGCCGATAATTCTGTCGTCAATACCTCTGAAGAAGTTTGGGATTTAGTAATGAATATTAACGTTAAAGGTATATTCTTTATGACAAAATATGTAATCCCTGAAATGGAGAAAAATGAATCAGGATCAATTATTAATATCGCATCATTCGTTGCAGAAATGGGATGTTCAGTACCACAAGATGCTTACACTGCTTCAAAAGGAGCGGTAGTATCACTGACAAAATCATTAGCGATTCAATTTAGACCTAAAGGCATTCGTACAAATGCGATTAGCCCAGGCCCAATTGAAACGCCATTATTAATGGAATGGCTTGTATCTGACGAAGCCGCTAAGAAAGAACGTTTAGACAGACAGCCTACTGGTAGATTTGGTAAGCCTGAAGACATTGTAAATTGCGCATTGTATTTAGCTTCTGATGAATCTGACTGGACTAATGGTGCTAACATTAATGTTGACGGCGGTATTACTGCAAATTACTTCTAA
- a CDS encoding M20 family metallopeptidase: MSKTIELLQQLIKYDSSDKTVANETIDFCKQWLANEGLTAEIVTNNGFNMLICEVGQGDKTLVLNGHVDVVSGKETQFDPVIEDGKLYGRGSADMKAGVAAIMVAISELNKLNLKQTKVQLQLVTDEEVGGGNCANYLTNEGYLGDFVICPEPTQIDIGFQAKGILQIDIELSGSSAHGSRPWEGVNAIAKAFEVYNQLLTLPFASESTEFYDGPSINLAKIHGGDVYNKVPDACTLSFDIRYLPTQNKAQILKEIESITDGKIHINLEGPPVMNDKNEPYIQQLVTAIKQHTNKDEVKLFGQHGFADTRYFSRFNVPAVEFGPSGNHWHGDGEYVEVESVDNYKDIIVTFAQNI; this comes from the coding sequence ATGAGCAAAACAATAGAGTTACTACAACAATTAATTAAATACGATAGTTCTGATAAAACCGTCGCTAATGAAACAATCGACTTTTGTAAGCAGTGGTTGGCAAACGAAGGGCTCACTGCTGAGATCGTAACGAATAATGGTTTTAATATGCTAATTTGTGAAGTAGGACAAGGGGATAAAACATTAGTATTAAATGGACATGTCGATGTCGTAAGTGGTAAAGAAACGCAATTCGACCCTGTAATTGAAGATGGTAAGCTATATGGGCGTGGTAGTGCAGATATGAAAGCCGGTGTTGCGGCAATTATGGTTGCCATTTCCGAATTAAATAAACTGAATTTAAAACAAACTAAAGTCCAATTGCAGCTCGTAACTGATGAAGAAGTTGGTGGCGGTAATTGCGCTAATTATTTAACTAACGAAGGTTATTTAGGCGATTTCGTTATTTGTCCTGAACCAACGCAAATCGATATTGGTTTTCAGGCAAAAGGTATTTTGCAAATCGATATTGAATTGTCAGGTTCATCGGCACATGGTAGTCGTCCGTGGGAAGGTGTAAACGCTATTGCTAAAGCGTTTGAAGTTTATAACCAATTGTTAACATTACCGTTTGCGAGTGAAAGTACGGAATTTTACGACGGTCCGTCTATTAATTTAGCTAAAATACACGGTGGAGACGTTTATAATAAAGTGCCTGACGCATGTACATTATCTTTTGATATTCGTTATTTACCGACGCAAAATAAAGCACAAATATTAAAAGAAATAGAAAGCATTACCGATGGAAAAATACATATAAATCTTGAAGGACCACCGGTTATGAATGATAAAAATGAACCATATATTCAACAATTAGTCACTGCCATTAAACAACATACAAATAAAGATGAAGTGAAATTATTTGGACAACATGGTTTTGCAGATACGCGTTATTTCTCTCGATTTAATGTGCCTGCCGTCGAATTTGGACCAAGTGGTAACCATTGGCATGGAGATGGAGAATACGTTGAAGTTGAATCTGTCGACAATTATAAAGATATTATTGTCACATTCGCTCAAAATATTTAA